Proteins from a genomic interval of Paucidesulfovibrio gracilis DSM 16080:
- a CDS encoding CheR family methyltransferase — protein MSSLFSKTGSQAGKNGITQQEFDDLRAFIYEQCGIFIPDNRQYLMENRLSNRIRALNLSGFGDYYHYLRYDAAREAEVQKLFEVITTNETSFFRNPPQIKVFEEKILPQVLAKQRAAGRRRLRIWSAGCSTGEEPYTLAICVHRVLGNELRLWDVKITANDLSRRVVDVARQGVYSSYALRTTPTDVVREYFAPEERVYRIRSHVAKLVSFDAINLRDRAQLRRVERSEIVFCRNVLIYFDEDMKRRVISAFYDNLCTGGYLFIGHSESLHNISRAFKPEHHPGAIIYKRLD, from the coding sequence GTGTCCTCGCTGTTTTCCAAGACCGGAAGCCAAGCCGGAAAAAACGGCATTACGCAGCAGGAATTCGACGATCTGCGGGCCTTTATCTATGAACAGTGCGGTATTTTTATCCCCGACAACCGTCAATATTTGATGGAAAATCGTCTTTCCAACAGGATTCGGGCCTTGAATCTGAGTGGCTTTGGCGATTACTATCATTATTTGCGGTATGATGCGGCTCGGGAAGCAGAGGTGCAGAAATTATTCGAGGTCATCACCACGAATGAGACCAGTTTTTTTCGCAATCCGCCGCAGATCAAGGTTTTTGAAGAGAAGATCTTACCGCAGGTTCTGGCAAAACAACGTGCGGCCGGGCGACGGCGGTTGCGTATTTGGTCTGCGGGGTGCTCCACGGGCGAGGAGCCGTATACTCTTGCCATTTGCGTCCACCGGGTGCTTGGCAATGAACTGCGACTCTGGGACGTGAAGATTACAGCCAATGATTTGTCCCGCCGCGTGGTGGACGTAGCTCGGCAGGGAGTGTATTCCAGTTACGCCCTGCGCACCACTCCCACGGATGTTGTGCGCGAGTATTTCGCTCCTGAGGAGCGCGTATATCGTATTCGTTCTCACGTTGCGAAACTGGTGAGCTTTGATGCCATCAATTTACGCGATCGGGCACAACTTCGCCGTGTGGAGCGGTCTGAGATTGTTTTTTGCCGCAATGTGCTGATTTATTTCGACGAAGACATGAAGCGTCGCGTCATCAGCGCCTTCTACGACAACCTTTGCACCGGCGGATACCTTTTTATCGGGCATTCCGAGTCGCTACACAACATTTCCCGGGCGTTCAAACCCGAACACCACCCCGGTGCCATCATCTATAAACGGTTGGACTGA
- a CDS encoding chemotaxis protein CheW: MQTEYGNEPCNASASTPAGLEVFAARCGLCAEDWRSDSACVPRRDQCEIMRDLPELGVITFRLSGHLMALPLEAVQEVVRNESLTRLPAAPAYVAGILPKRERVVPVVRLRELLSLNCSRDRERFIVICQYEGLQMGIMMDSIVAMRQVAGRDLDFNIADRLGGLARYVSALVRCGGELISLLSIHGLMGGMIEKEGLAHA, from the coding sequence ATGCAGACGGAATATGGCAACGAACCGTGCAATGCCTCGGCCTCGACTCCGGCGGGGTTGGAGGTGTTTGCCGCTCGTTGCGGCCTGTGTGCTGAGGACTGGCGTTCGGACAGTGCTTGCGTCCCCCGTCGCGATCAGTGCGAAATAATGCGGGACTTGCCGGAGCTGGGGGTAATCACCTTTCGTCTGTCGGGCCATTTGATGGCGCTCCCGTTGGAGGCGGTGCAGGAGGTAGTGCGCAATGAAAGCCTGACCCGACTTCCGGCGGCCCCGGCATATGTTGCGGGTATTCTTCCCAAACGGGAGAGAGTGGTTCCGGTGGTCCGGTTGCGCGAGTTGTTGTCGCTCAATTGTTCTCGTGATCGGGAGCGGTTCATCGTCATTTGTCAGTACGAGGGGCTTCAGATGGGGATCATGATGGATTCCATTGTGGCCATGCGCCAAGTTGCGGGCCGGGATCTGGATTTCAACATTGCCGACCGACTTGGCGGCCTGGCCCGGTATGTGTCGGCATTGGTTCGTTGCGGTGGGGAGCTTATCAGCCTGTTGTCCATCCACGGGTTGATGGGAGGCATGATCGAAAAGGAGGGATTGGCCCATGCCTAA
- a CDS encoding response regulator: protein MPKHILIVDDSKTVRNLVAFIMKREGFQVTTAEDGLEGLEKLYGANHVDLVIADINMPRMDGLCFIENMREQKGYRDLPVIVLSTEGEDRDIESALSIGANIYMVKPAQPEKLMKNAKMLLGVSGEEGIS from the coding sequence ATGCCTAAACATATTTTGATCGTGGATGACTCCAAAACCGTGCGAAACTTGGTGGCCTTCATCATGAAGCGCGAGGGCTTCCAGGTCACCACAGCCGAAGACGGGTTGGAAGGGCTGGAAAAATTGTACGGTGCCAACCATGTGGATCTGGTGATCGCGGATATCAATATGCCGCGTATGGACGGGCTGTGTTTTATTGAAAATATGCGGGAGCAAAAAGGGTATCGGGATTTACCGGTGATCGTGCTTTCAACCGAAGGCGAGGACCGGGATATTGAATCCGCGCTTTCCATCGGAGCTAATATTTATATGGTAAAGCCCGCCCAGCCTGAGAAATTGATGAAGAACGCCAAGATGTTGCTTGGCGTATCCGGTGAGGAGGGAATTTCTTGA